A window of Hemitrygon akajei unplaced genomic scaffold, sHemAka1.3 Scf000055, whole genome shotgun sequence contains these coding sequences:
- the LOC140721432 gene encoding erythroblast NAD(P)(+)--arginine ADP-ribosyltransferase-like codes for METTRLFSWILILVSTTCHLSRGNASNSGDDVIILSMMENSAAYVYTQSDESDRLAIEYLAKECEINKTLDDAWTEAVEKRKNDPRLSKVPVPRGLKEEHVVAIIAYTLVTELYRQFNAALRLCGANDSVYAEKFPFKSFQYLLSIALERLREDFGKPPQPTYRGMTIRSIGKMGDRIKFGYFASSSRSEKHEEFGRETMFNISSQYGAQIQKYSAIPDEEEVLIPPYEAFIITSYQPRADGVDISLHTDGKAEIRVRVERGSKGEMIVLRCEGTAIFPMVWLSILALLLHISL; via the exons ATGGAGACAACACGACTATTTTCATGGATTCTGATCCTCGTTTCTACCACGTGCCATCTGA GTCGGGGGAATGCTTCGAACAGTGGCGATGACGTCATCATACTGAGCATGATGGAGAACTCTGCCGCTTACGTCTACACCCAGAGCGACGAGTCCGACAGGTTGGCCATCGAATATCTCGCAAAGGAGTGTGAAATTAACAAAACGCTTGACGACGCATGGACGGAGGCAGTTGAGAAACGAAAAAACGACCCGCGGCTGAGCAAGGTCCCAGTGCCCCGGGGGCTCAAAGAAGAACACGTGGTGGCCATAATTGCCTATACGCTTGTGACTGAATTGTATAGGCAGTTCAACGCGGCACTGAGGTTGTGCGGAGCCAACGACTCGGTGTACGCTGAGAAATTTCCCTTCAAAAGTTTCCAGTACCTTCTATCCATTGCCCTCGAGAGACTGAGAGAGGACTTTGGTAAACCACCCCAGCCGACCTACAGAGGAATGACAATAAGGTCCATTGGTAAGATGGGAGATAGAATAAAATTTGGCTATTTTGCTTCGTCCTCTCGCAGCGAAAAGCACGAGGAATTCGGCAGAGAAACAATGTTTAATATTTCCTCTCAGTACGGTGCACAGATACAAAAATACTCGGCTATCCCCGATGAGGAAGAGGTTCTGATTCCGCCATATGAAGCGTTCATAATCACAAGTTACCAACCGCGTGCTGACGGAGTTGATATTTCTCTCCACACGGACGGGAAGGCTGAGATCCGGGTAAGGGTGGAGAGGGGCAGTAAAGGCGAGATGATTGTTCTGAGGTGTGAGGGGACCGCCATTTTCCCAATGGTGTGGTTGTCCATCCTGGCGCTGTTGCTTCACATTTCGCTGTAA